A single region of the Aeromonas hydrophila subsp. hydrophila ATCC 7966 genome encodes:
- a CDS encoding DUF2878 domain-containing protein, with protein MWQWAHLLGFNLYWLLAVKWQQPGPLLALLLLHFLFSPHRWHDWRLIPVALAGSLLDALLWQLGLFYFNTGFPLWLVLLWCGFALTLCHGLRWLRPLPRWQQGLFGMVGGASSYVAGAAMGAVHLPWGIGISAALLAVIWMWWLPVLLWVTVKLEGEAR; from the coding sequence ATGTGGCAGTGGGCCCATCTGCTGGGGTTCAACCTCTACTGGTTGCTGGCGGTGAAGTGGCAGCAGCCGGGCCCGCTGCTGGCACTGCTGCTGCTTCATTTTCTCTTCTCCCCCCACCGCTGGCACGACTGGCGGCTCATCCCGGTCGCCCTTGCCGGCAGCCTGCTCGATGCCTTGCTCTGGCAACTCGGGCTGTTTTATTTCAACACCGGTTTTCCACTCTGGCTGGTGCTGCTCTGGTGCGGTTTTGCCCTGACCCTCTGCCACGGCCTGCGCTGGCTGCGGCCCTTGCCACGCTGGCAGCAGGGGCTGTTCGGCATGGTTGGGGGGGCCTCCTCCTATGTGGCGGGAGCTGCCATGGGGGCAGTACACTTACCTTGGGGCATCGGGATCAGTGCGGCACTGCTGGCGGTGATCTGGATGTGGTGGTTACCCGTACTCCTGTGGGTAACGGTCAAGCTGGAGGGTGAAGCGAGATGA
- a CDS encoding TIGR02450 family Trp-rich protein encodes MNTFSTDTLLFSKWTKESRHELTERFYLVVACQRDAQGQLQQVVMQDINTLLEQEMDWHELEDPAHWHMGWN; translated from the coding sequence ATGAACACCTTTTCGACCGACACCTTGTTGTTTTCCAAATGGACCAAAGAGAGCCGGCACGAGCTGACCGAGCGTTTCTATCTGGTGGTGGCCTGTCAGCGCGACGCGCAGGGGCAGCTGCAGCAGGTGGTGATGCAGGACATCAACACGCTGCTGGAACAGGAGATGGACTGGCATGAACTCGAAGATCCTGCCCATTGGCACATGGGGTGGAATTAG
- a CDS encoding chalcone isomerase family protein → MSLPLTPFAQTGQALVTPWQQLQPVGRGEMSWLWFKLYDATLYSENGRYRPGHYPQALSLTYARAIERDDLLSATAAEWQRLGLGSEPQRQGWLGQLAALWPDVQVGDRLTFYVDRGGAGHFWWRDKPLGTLADPQFSAAFLAIWLAQGSRDPALTRRLRGER, encoded by the coding sequence TTGAGCCTACCGCTGACCCCTTTCGCCCAGACCGGGCAAGCCCTGGTTACTCCCTGGCAGCAGCTGCAGCCGGTCGGGCGCGGCGAGATGAGCTGGCTCTGGTTCAAGCTCTATGACGCCACCCTTTACAGCGAGAACGGCCGCTATCGGCCGGGTCACTATCCTCAGGCGCTCAGCCTCACCTACGCCAGAGCCATTGAACGGGACGATCTGTTGAGCGCCACCGCCGCCGAGTGGCAGCGACTGGGGCTTGGCAGCGAGCCGCAGCGTCAGGGCTGGCTTGGTCAGCTCGCCGCGCTCTGGCCCGATGTCCAGGTGGGTGACCGGCTTACCTTCTATGTGGACAGGGGCGGCGCGGGCCATTTCTGGTGGCGAGACAAGCCGCTCGGCACCCTCGCCGATCCGCAATTTTCGGCGGCCTTTCTTGCCATCTGGCTGGCACAAGGGAGCCGCGATCCGGCGCTTACCCGCCGCCTGCGAGGAGAGCGCTGA
- a CDS encoding DUF3833 domain-containing protein, whose amino-acid sequence MQKGFMKYIHACRYLLLLPLLLLAGCGSSLEEYRGQGPEWDLARFFNGKLTAHGLVTDRSGEVTSRFRVEMRGHWQGDKGELFEQFYFDDGRQQTRTWFLSKGADGHWRGTAADVVGEAVGKTAGFALNWRYQLDLALLDGSVVRVSFDDWMYLLDENRLLNRAAISKFGIQLGEVLLYIERQPE is encoded by the coding sequence ATGCAAAAGGGATTCATGAAATACATCCACGCCTGTCGCTACCTGCTGTTGTTGCCGCTGCTGTTGCTGGCTGGTTGCGGCAGCAGTCTGGAGGAGTATCGCGGTCAGGGTCCCGAGTGGGATCTCGCTCGCTTCTTCAATGGCAAGCTGACGGCGCACGGTCTGGTGACCGATCGCAGCGGTGAGGTGACCAGCCGTTTTCGGGTGGAGATGCGCGGGCACTGGCAGGGGGACAAGGGGGAGCTGTTCGAGCAGTTCTATTTTGACGACGGGCGCCAGCAGACCCGCACCTGGTTTTTGAGCAAGGGAGCGGATGGTCACTGGCGCGGCACGGCGGCCGACGTGGTGGGGGAGGCGGTAGGCAAGACGGCAGGCTTTGCCCTCAACTGGCGCTATCAGCTCGATCTGGCGCTCCTTGACGGCAGCGTGGTGCGGGTGAGTTTCGATGACTGGATGTATCTGCTGGATGAAAATCGCCTGCTCAACCGGGCTGCCATCAGCAAGTTCGGCATCCAGCTGGGGGAGGTGCTCCTCTACATCGAGCGGCAGCCTGAATGA
- a CDS encoding Dps family protein produces the protein MKSPIGLDTVQSQALAAELNKLLASYQILYMNVRGFHWNIRGNQFFELHLKFEEIYNDLLLKVDALAERILTLDGVPLHSFSDYLKVSAIPEQKGLHDGRACVESLLESFRELLVAQRRILGQAADAGDEGTASILSDYVQQQEKLVWMLRAYLA, from the coding sequence ATGAAGAGTCCGATTGGTCTTGATACCGTTCAATCACAAGCGCTGGCCGCCGAGCTGAACAAGTTGCTGGCCAGCTACCAGATCCTTTACATGAACGTTCGCGGCTTCCACTGGAACATCCGCGGCAACCAGTTTTTCGAGCTGCACCTGAAGTTCGAAGAGATTTACAACGACCTGCTGCTGAAGGTCGACGCTCTGGCCGAGCGCATCCTGACGCTGGATGGCGTGCCGCTGCACAGCTTCAGCGACTACCTGAAAGTTTCCGCCATTCCCGAGCAGAAGGGGCTGCACGACGGTCGTGCCTGCGTCGAATCCCTGCTGGAAAGTTTCCGCGAACTGCTGGTGGCCCAGCGCCGCATCCTGGGGCAGGCCGCCGATGCCGGTGATGAAGGGACTGCGTCCATTCTCTCCGACTATGTGCAGCAGCAGGAGAAACTGGTCTGGATGCTGCGAGCTTATTTAGCCTGA
- the hcp gene encoding hydroxylamine reductase codes for MFCVQCEQTIRTPAGNGCAYAQGMCGKTAETSDLQDVLIYTLQGLSAWALAAREHGIVDSEIDAFVPKAFFATLTNVNFDSARIVAYVNQALTYRQQLAAKLAPLAVQADTLPAAARFEPGADLLAQLAQAPQTAVNRGKNEVNEDIMGLRLLCLYGLKGAAAYMEHARVLDQQDAGVAAEFHRIMSWLGTDPSDLDPLFKCAMDIGLLNFKIMEMLDLGETTAFGHPEPTQVRVTPVPGKCILVSGHDMVDLKLILEQTKGTGINIYTHGEMLPALAYPFFKQYPHLVGNYGSAWQNQQKEFANFPGAVVMTSNCIIDPNVGNYSDRIFTRSIVGWPGVTHLEGEDFSAVIAKAQALEGFKHVELEHFITIGFARNALMQAAPAVIDKVKAGEISHFFLVGGCDGDRAERAYYTEFAKAIPQDSLLLTLGCGKYKFNKLDFGDIGGIPRLLDVGQCNDAYSAIQLALALSEAFECGVNDLPLTLVLSWFEQKAIVILLTLLALGVKDIRTGPTAPAFLTPALLKVLEEQFGLKGTTTAEADLAEILAA; via the coding sequence ATGTTTTGTGTGCAATGTGAACAGACAATTCGTACCCCGGCAGGCAACGGCTGCGCCTATGCACAAGGTATGTGCGGCAAGACGGCTGAAACCTCGGATCTGCAGGATGTGCTGATCTATACCCTGCAAGGGCTCAGCGCCTGGGCGCTGGCCGCCCGCGAGCACGGCATCGTCGACAGCGAGATCGACGCCTTCGTGCCCAAGGCCTTCTTTGCCACCCTCACCAACGTCAACTTTGACTCCGCCCGCATCGTGGCGTATGTCAACCAGGCGCTGACCTATCGTCAGCAACTGGCCGCCAAGCTGGCACCGCTGGCGGTGCAGGCCGACACACTGCCCGCTGCCGCCCGTTTCGAGCCGGGTGCCGATCTGCTGGCACAGCTGGCCCAGGCGCCGCAGACCGCAGTCAACCGTGGCAAGAACGAAGTCAACGAAGACATCATGGGGCTGCGCCTGCTCTGCCTCTACGGCCTCAAGGGCGCCGCTGCCTACATGGAACACGCCCGGGTGCTGGATCAGCAGGATGCCGGGGTAGCCGCCGAATTCCATCGCATCATGAGCTGGCTCGGTACGGATCCGAGCGATCTGGATCCGCTGTTCAAGTGCGCCATGGACATTGGCCTGCTGAACTTCAAGATCATGGAGATGCTGGACCTCGGTGAAACCACCGCCTTCGGCCACCCTGAGCCGACCCAGGTTCGCGTCACTCCGGTTCCGGGCAAGTGCATCCTGGTCTCCGGTCACGACATGGTGGATCTCAAGCTCATCCTGGAGCAGACCAAGGGCACCGGCATCAATATCTACACCCATGGCGAGATGCTGCCGGCGCTGGCCTACCCCTTCTTCAAGCAGTATCCGCACCTGGTGGGCAACTACGGCTCCGCCTGGCAGAACCAGCAGAAGGAGTTTGCCAACTTCCCGGGCGCCGTGGTGATGACCTCCAACTGCATCATCGACCCGAACGTGGGCAACTACTCGGATCGCATCTTCACCCGCTCCATCGTCGGCTGGCCGGGCGTGACCCACCTGGAAGGGGAAGATTTCTCCGCCGTGATCGCCAAGGCGCAAGCGTTGGAAGGCTTCAAGCACGTTGAGCTGGAGCACTTCATCACCATCGGCTTTGCCCGCAACGCCCTGATGCAGGCTGCCCCGGCGGTGATCGACAAGGTCAAGGCCGGTGAAATCAGCCACTTCTTCCTGGTCGGTGGCTGTGATGGCGACCGTGCCGAGCGCGCCTACTACACCGAGTTTGCCAAGGCGATCCCGCAGGACAGCCTGCTGCTGACCCTGGGTTGCGGCAAGTACAAGTTCAACAAGCTCGACTTCGGCGACATCGGTGGTATTCCCCGTCTGCTGGACGTGGGTCAGTGCAACGATGCCTACTCCGCCATCCAGCTGGCGCTGGCGCTCTCCGAGGCGTTCGAGTGCGGTGTCAACGATCTGCCGCTGACCCTGGTGCTCTCCTGGTTCGAGCAAAAGGCCATCGTGATCCTGCTCACCCTGCTGGCGCTGGGCGTGAAAGACATCCGTACCGGCCCGACCGCCCCGGCCTTCCTCACCCCGGCTCTGCTCAAGGTGCTGGAGGAGCAATTTGGCCTGAAAGGAACCACCACGGCCGAAGCCGATCTCGCCGAGATCCTGGCGGCCTGA
- a CDS encoding hybrid-cluster NAD(P)-dependent oxidoreductase, whose protein sequence is MTSTSLTLRCIGRRADTHDVASWQFVPQTGSLPAVLAGQCVTLHTEIDGQPHCRAYTLSSSPQDACWQVTIKDVGLVSHHLHQTLQVGDEIRVDGPFGDFNLTALPCERPLLLSAGSGITPMWAMLRDELAKRPDADIRFIHSARSPEDVIFADDLAALAAAHSGVRHALVLEQVREEAPMAYPWVGRLTPEMLRELAPDLLARHVYLCGPAPYMTAVCTMLAELGLPAAQLHQESFGLPAGVSSSAPVEAGSDHFWLTLKKSGKKVKILPGQTLLAALEGAGETMMAACRAGVCGACRCTTEGEIERQSVMTLSAQDLERGVALACSCTASGDVSVDY, encoded by the coding sequence ATGACCTCCACCTCTCTCACCCTCAGGTGCATCGGCCGCCGGGCGGATACCCACGATGTAGCGAGCTGGCAGTTCGTGCCGCAGACGGGCAGCCTGCCTGCCGTGCTGGCGGGCCAGTGCGTGACGCTGCACACCGAGATTGACGGCCAGCCCCACTGCCGTGCCTATACCCTCTCCTCCAGCCCGCAGGATGCCTGCTGGCAGGTCACCATCAAGGATGTCGGACTGGTCTCCCACCATCTGCACCAGACACTGCAAGTGGGGGACGAGATCCGGGTAGATGGCCCCTTCGGCGACTTCAACTTGACGGCCTTGCCCTGCGAGCGGCCGCTGCTCTTGAGCGCCGGATCCGGCATCACCCCCATGTGGGCCATGCTGCGGGACGAGCTGGCCAAACGGCCGGACGCCGACATTCGCTTCATTCACAGCGCCCGCTCGCCGGAGGATGTGATCTTCGCAGACGACCTGGCTGCGCTGGCCGCTGCTCATTCCGGCGTGCGCCACGCGTTAGTGCTGGAGCAAGTACGGGAAGAGGCGCCGATGGCTTATCCCTGGGTTGGCCGGCTCACGCCGGAGATGCTGAGGGAACTGGCGCCAGACCTGCTCGCGCGCCACGTCTATCTGTGCGGGCCAGCCCCCTATATGACTGCAGTCTGCACCATGCTGGCGGAGCTGGGCCTGCCGGCAGCGCAGTTGCACCAGGAGTCGTTCGGTCTGCCTGCTGGAGTATCGAGTTCGGCGCCAGTTGAGGCCGGCAGCGACCACTTCTGGCTGACCCTCAAAAAGAGCGGCAAGAAGGTGAAGATCCTGCCAGGTCAAACCCTGCTGGCGGCGCTGGAGGGGGCGGGGGAAACCATGATGGCGGCCTGCCGCGCCGGGGTGTGCGGGGCCTGTCGCTGTACCACGGAAGGTGAAATCGAGCGCCAGAGCGTGATGACCCTGAGTGCACAGGATCTCGAGCGCGGGGTGGCACTGGCCTGTTCCTGCACCGCCAGCGGGGATGTCAGCGTCGACTATTGA
- the galE gene encoding UDP-glucose 4-epimerase GalE yields the protein MTILVTGGAGYIGSHTLVELLNVGQQVVVLDNLSNSSPESLKRVERITGKPVIFVEGDVLDRVCLQQLFAAHQIESVIHFAGLKAVGESSQIPLTYYQNNITGTLVLCEEMANAGVFRLVFSSSATVYGDPASVPLREDFPTSATNPYGRSKLMVEEILRDLAKSDPRWAIVLLRYFNPVGAHESGLIGEDPNGIPNNLLPYISQVGVGKLKELGVFGNDYPTPDGTGVRDYIHVVDLAIGHLKALARIASDTGVFTYNLGTGQGYSVLEMIKAFEAASGRTIPYQIKPRRPGDIAECWAEPHKARAELGWQAERGLERMMIDTWRWQSQNPNGYGPAAKP from the coding sequence ATGACAATTCTGGTCACAGGGGGCGCCGGCTATATCGGCTCCCATACCCTGGTTGAACTCTTGAACGTCGGGCAGCAGGTCGTGGTGCTGGACAACCTCTCCAACTCCTCCCCCGAATCGCTCAAACGGGTCGAGCGGATCACCGGCAAGCCGGTCATCTTCGTGGAAGGGGATGTGCTGGACCGGGTCTGCCTGCAACAGCTGTTTGCCGCCCACCAGATCGAGTCGGTGATCCATTTCGCCGGGCTCAAGGCAGTCGGCGAGTCGAGCCAGATCCCGCTCACCTACTACCAGAACAACATCACCGGCACTCTGGTGCTGTGCGAAGAGATGGCCAACGCTGGCGTGTTCCGGCTGGTCTTCAGCTCCTCGGCCACCGTTTACGGCGATCCGGCCTCGGTACCGCTGCGGGAAGATTTCCCCACCAGCGCCACCAACCCTTATGGCCGCTCCAAGCTGATGGTCGAAGAGATCCTGCGCGATCTCGCCAAGTCCGATCCGCGCTGGGCCATCGTGCTGTTGCGCTACTTCAACCCGGTCGGTGCCCACGAGAGCGGCCTGATTGGCGAAGATCCCAACGGCATTCCCAACAACCTGCTGCCCTATATCAGTCAGGTCGGTGTGGGCAAGCTCAAGGAGCTGGGGGTGTTTGGCAACGACTACCCGACGCCGGATGGTACTGGGGTACGCGATTACATCCACGTGGTGGATCTCGCCATCGGTCACCTCAAAGCGCTGGCACGCATCGCGTCGGATACCGGCGTCTTTACCTACAACCTGGGCACCGGTCAGGGCTATTCGGTGCTGGAGATGATCAAGGCATTTGAAGCGGCCAGCGGTCGCACCATTCCCTACCAGATCAAGCCCCGTCGCCCCGGTGACATCGCCGAGTGCTGGGCCGAACCGCACAAGGCCCGTGCCGAGCTGGGCTGGCAGGCCGAGCGCGGTCTGGAGCGGATGATGATCGATACCTGGCGCTGGCAAAGCCAGAACCCGAACGGTTATGGCCCTGCTGCGAAGCCGTGA
- a CDS encoding DsbA family protein has product MKIKHALLCALTGATLLAAPVQASELTKSDVEQIVRDYLVKNPEILVEMSNALRAKQESQQAESDKTLIKAHAKQLYSNQDPESGNPKGSLTVVEFFDYNCGYCKRAHPLIKQLLAEDKDIRYIYKQFPILSETSYFAARAALAVQLGQPDKYQAFHEKLYAHQGPLADEAQVKQLAEAAGVNWSKVEAKIKDGSIDQNLGTNRALAEAMSISGTPAFIIGDQILRGAPRDLASLKGFIKDVRAGKSIQ; this is encoded by the coding sequence ATGAAAATCAAACATGCCCTGCTTTGCGCCCTGACGGGTGCCACCCTGCTTGCGGCGCCGGTTCAGGCGAGCGAACTGACCAAGAGCGACGTGGAACAGATAGTGCGCGACTATCTGGTCAAAAACCCGGAAATCCTGGTCGAGATGTCCAACGCCCTGCGTGCCAAGCAGGAAAGCCAGCAGGCCGAGAGCGACAAGACCTTGATCAAGGCACACGCCAAGCAGCTTTATAGCAACCAGGATCCGGAGAGCGGCAACCCCAAGGGCAGCCTGACCGTGGTCGAATTCTTCGACTACAACTGCGGCTACTGCAAACGCGCCCACCCACTGATCAAGCAGCTGCTGGCAGAAGACAAGGACATTCGCTACATCTACAAGCAGTTCCCTATCCTGAGCGAAACCTCCTACTTCGCCGCCCGCGCTGCCCTGGCGGTACAGCTGGGTCAGCCCGACAAGTACCAGGCCTTCCACGAGAAGCTCTACGCCCATCAGGGCCCGCTGGCCGACGAGGCACAGGTGAAGCAGCTGGCAGAAGCAGCCGGCGTCAACTGGAGCAAGGTTGAAGCCAAGATCAAGGATGGCAGCATCGATCAGAATCTCGGCACCAACCGGGCGCTGGCCGAAGCCATGAGCATCTCGGGCACACCGGCCTTCATCATCGGCGATCAGATCCTGCGCGGTGCCCCCCGTGATCTGGCCAGCCTGAAAGGCTTCATCAAGGATGTGCGCGCCGGCAAGAGCATTCAGTAA
- a CDS encoding LuxR family transcriptional regulator, with protein MNTLHALDLIAQFETAADERTIVTLLRELSGRMGFDYFRLALIFPSTIQRPDVIIFNGCPQAWVDTYTSSGFFAIDPIVKCAMTKSTPILWADVVNDEERCDEQGREMMQLANEYGICDGITLPWHGANGHVGLLSFITSTPRTQQQWLSAVPFISWLSMHIFEAVARVCLAGLSPHDALSLRELEVCRWAAEGKQVSDIAQILGITPRTVTFHLNNVVSKLGASSKSQAISWALKQGMVRLNVEMALVANVDEKQ; from the coding sequence ATGAATACCCTGCACGCGCTGGACCTCATCGCCCAGTTCGAGACGGCCGCTGACGAGCGCACCATAGTGACCCTGCTGCGCGAGCTGAGCGGTCGCATGGGATTCGACTATTTTCGCCTGGCCCTGATCTTTCCCAGTACCATCCAGCGCCCGGACGTCATCATCTTCAACGGCTGTCCGCAGGCCTGGGTGGATACCTACACCAGCAGCGGCTTCTTTGCCATCGACCCCATCGTCAAATGCGCCATGACCAAGAGCACCCCCATTCTGTGGGCCGATGTGGTGAACGATGAGGAGCGTTGTGATGAGCAGGGCCGGGAGATGATGCAGCTGGCCAACGAGTATGGCATTTGTGACGGCATCACCCTGCCCTGGCACGGTGCCAACGGTCATGTCGGCCTGCTCTCCTTTATTACCAGTACGCCTCGCACCCAACAGCAATGGCTCTCTGCAGTGCCTTTTATCAGCTGGCTCTCCATGCATATTTTCGAGGCGGTGGCCCGGGTCTGTCTGGCGGGCCTGTCACCGCACGATGCGCTGAGTTTGCGGGAGCTGGAGGTGTGTCGCTGGGCGGCGGAAGGCAAGCAGGTGAGCGATATTGCCCAGATCCTGGGGATCACTCCCCGTACCGTGACGTTTCATCTGAACAATGTGGTCAGCAAGCTGGGTGCTAGCAGCAAGAGCCAGGCCATTTCATGGGCATTGAAGCAGGGGATGGTCAGGTTGAATGTGGAGATGGCGTTAGTTGCCAATGTGGATGAAAAGCAGTGA
- the hcp1 gene encoding type VI secretion system effector Hcp1, whose protein sequence is MPTPCYISIEGKTQGNITAGAFTSDSVGNIFVQGHEDEMLVQEFQHVVTVPTDPQSGQPAGQRVHKPFKFTVALNKAVPLMYNSLASGEMLPKVTLKWYRTSVEGKQEHFFSTVLTDATIVDIDCQMPHCQDPAKSDFTQLIQVSLAYRKINWEHTVAGTSGADDWRAPIEA, encoded by the coding sequence ATGCCAACTCCATGTTATATCAGCATCGAAGGTAAAACCCAGGGCAACATCACTGCCGGTGCCTTCACTTCCGATTCCGTCGGCAACATCTTCGTACAAGGTCACGAAGACGAGATGCTGGTGCAAGAGTTCCAACACGTCGTCACCGTACCGACCGATCCGCAATCTGGTCAGCCTGCTGGTCAGCGTGTCCACAAGCCGTTCAAGTTCACCGTTGCGCTGAACAAGGCTGTGCCGCTGATGTACAACTCGCTGGCGTCCGGCGAAATGCTGCCGAAAGTGACCCTGAAGTGGTACCGCACCTCCGTCGAGGGCAAGCAGGAGCACTTCTTCTCTACCGTGCTGACCGATGCCACCATCGTCGATATCGACTGCCAGATGCCGCACTGCCAGGATCCGGCGAAGTCTGACTTCACCCAACTGATCCAGGTTTCTCTGGCCTATCGCAAGATCAACTGGGAGCACACCGTTGCCGGTACTTCCGGTGCAGATGACTGGCGCGCGCCGATCGAGGCCTAA
- a CDS encoding ADP-ribosyltransferase codes for MPPPPPPVAATGEGKKSAKKWATVEISKADEALRYYSAQGYTLLNNYLRDRPYKQREAIDTLLSRSYLNDEPTSASEFDQAMKAYVADVEAGLAKLPASPDLDFVYRGLALDKPELAALKDQFTGVGNIIVEPGFMSTSPDKAWVNDTLLRIRLPAGHGGRLLGEAAHFKGEAEMLFPTQTRLRVDRVVSSMSGDFDSLLNTIPTSDNASDNRSRIKRLIEVSVL; via the coding sequence ATGCCACCGCCGCCGCCACCTGTTGCAGCCACAGGGGAAGGCAAAAAGTCGGCAAAGAAGTGGGCGACGGTAGAGATATCCAAAGCGGATGAAGCACTTAGATACTATTCGGCGCAAGGGTACACATTGCTCAATAACTATTTGCGTGATCGCCCCTACAAGCAGCGAGAGGCCATCGATACCCTGCTTAGTCGCAGCTATTTGAATGATGAGCCGACATCTGCGAGTGAGTTTGACCAGGCAATGAAGGCCTATGTTGCCGATGTGGAGGCTGGTCTGGCGAAATTGCCGGCTTCACCCGATTTGGACTTCGTGTACCGGGGGTTGGCGCTGGACAAGCCGGAGCTTGCAGCCCTGAAAGATCAGTTCACCGGGGTGGGCAATATCATTGTTGAGCCAGGATTCATGAGTACCTCACCGGACAAGGCCTGGGTCAACGATACCTTGTTGAGGATCCGCCTGCCTGCCGGCCATGGTGGCCGTCTGCTGGGGGAGGCTGCGCACTTCAAGGGGGAAGCAGAAATGCTGTTTCCGACCCAGACCAGACTCAGGGTCGATCGAGTGGTTTCCTCCATGAGCGGAGATTTTGACTCCTTGCTCAATACGATTCCAACTTCTGACAATGCATCGGATAACCGCAGCAGGATCAAGCGACTGATTGAGGTTTCCGTATTATGA
- a CDS encoding DUF4123 domain-containing protein — translation MTLSDWLAGKQAGEIYAVIDGAQAESAVADFYTYDGENANPLFAGTAFDEQSALGPWLLPAPSTEFIMANPALSGFYLISDQSVELIRRHWQSLIEAIREGEAVWFRFSDPRIFLPMLSAMTSDERDSVLGPCSGLWIHGKAFSRTPHARFQPALQTPWFHIRSHHLVGLYDENRHAYILRRRLWQTMTAMMERHPDPAGAILPTLKQANQDGLQEDVRDGVVAGVLTLQANLPLEEIRGPLMLTDDELVQVANWLNKHHELTGVS, via the coding sequence ATGACGTTATCTGATTGGCTCGCTGGCAAGCAAGCGGGTGAAATATATGCCGTTATCGATGGAGCCCAGGCAGAGTCAGCCGTGGCGGATTTCTATACCTATGATGGAGAGAATGCCAATCCACTTTTTGCCGGTACCGCTTTCGATGAGCAGTCTGCGTTGGGGCCTTGGTTGCTACCTGCGCCTTCCACTGAGTTCATAATGGCCAATCCCGCCCTGAGCGGCTTCTACCTGATCAGCGACCAATCAGTGGAGCTGATCCGCCGCCATTGGCAGAGCCTGATAGAAGCGATACGCGAGGGAGAAGCTGTCTGGTTTCGTTTCTCTGACCCGCGCATTTTCCTGCCTATGCTCAGCGCCATGACTTCTGATGAACGCGATAGTGTGCTGGGGCCCTGCTCCGGGCTCTGGATCCATGGCAAGGCCTTCTCTCGTACGCCTCATGCTCGGTTCCAACCCGCATTGCAAACTCCCTGGTTTCATATCCGGTCTCATCATCTGGTTGGACTCTACGACGAGAACCGTCATGCCTACATCTTGCGGCGGCGGTTATGGCAGACCATGACGGCTATGATGGAGCGCCATCCTGACCCGGCCGGGGCCATTTTACCCACACTCAAACAGGCCAATCAGGATGGGTTGCAAGAGGATGTGCGCGATGGTGTGGTGGCTGGCGTCTTGACCTTGCAGGCCAATTTGCCTCTTGAAGAGATACGGGGGCCTTTGATGCTGACCGACGATGAGCTGGTTCAGGTAGCCAACTGGCTGAACAAACATCACGAATTGACAGGAGTATCCTGA